Proteins from one Escherichia coli genomic window:
- the rsfS gene encoding ribosome silencing factor: protein MQGKALQDFVIDKIDDLKGQDIIALDVQGKSSITDCMIICTGTSSRHVMSIADHVVQESRAAGLLPLGVEGENSADWIVVDLGDVIVHVMQEESRRLYELEKLWS, encoded by the coding sequence TTGCAGGGTAAAGCACTCCAGGATTTTGTTATCGACAAAATTGATGACCTCAAAGGTCAGGACATCATCGCCTTAGACGTTCAAGGCAAATCCAGCATCACCGACTGCATGATCATCTGTACGGGTACGTCCAGCCGTCATGTTATGTCCATTGCTGACCACGTTGTGCAGGAGTCTCGCGCAGCGGGCCTGTTGCCGCTCGGCGTAGAAGGTGAAAACAGTGCCGACTGGATTGTCGTGGATTTGGGCGATGTGATTGTCCATGTCATGCAGGAAGAGAGCCGTCGCCTGTATGAACTGGAAAAACTCTGGAGTTAA
- the rlmH gene encoding 23S rRNA (pseudouridine(1915)-N(3))-methyltransferase RlmH, with protein MKLQLVAVGTKMPDWVQTGFTEYLRRFPKDMPFELIEIPAGKRGKNADIKRILDKEGEQMLAAAGKNRIVTLDIPGKPWDTPQLAAELERWKLDGRDVSLLIGGPEGLSPACKAAAEQSWSLSALTLPHPLVRVLVAESLYRAWSITTNHPYHRE; from the coding sequence GTGAAGCTGCAACTTGTCGCCGTGGGAACGAAAATGCCGGACTGGGTACAAACCGGTTTTACCGAGTACCTGCGTCGTTTTCCGAAAGATATGCCCTTCGAGCTGATTGAAATTCCGGCCGGAAAACGCGGCAAGAATGCGGACATCAAGCGCATACTCGACAAAGAGGGTGAGCAGATGCTGGCAGCCGCAGGCAAAAACCGCATTGTCACCCTCGATATTCCAGGCAAGCCCTGGGATACGCCGCAGTTAGCCGCTGAGCTGGAACGCTGGAAACTGGATGGTCGCGACGTCAGTCTGCTGATTGGCGGGCCTGAAGGGTTGTCGCCTGCCTGCAAAGCGGCGGCGGAACAAAGCTGGTCGCTGTCGGCGCTTACCCTTCCCCATCCGCTGGTTCGCGTGCTGGTCGCAGAGAGTCTGTACCGGGCGTGGAGCATCACCACCAACCATCCTTATCACCGTGAGTGA
- the mrdA gene encoding peptidoglycan DD-transpeptidase MrdA, with the protein MKLQNSFRDYTAESALFVRRALVAFLGILLLTGVLIANLYNLQIVRFTDYQTRSNENRIKLVPIAPSRGIIYDRNGIPLALNRTIYQIEMMPEKVDNVQQTLDALRSVVDLTDDDIAAFRKERARSHRFTSIPVKTNLTEVQVARFAVNQYRFPGVEVKGYKRRYYPYGSALTHVIGYVSKINDKDVERLNNDGKLANYAATHDIGKLGIERYYEDVLHGQTGYEEVEVNNRGRVIRQLKEVPPQAGHDIYLTLDLKLQQYIETLLAGSRAAVVVTDPRTGGVLALVSTPSYDPNLFVDGISSKDYSALLNDPNTPLVNRATQGVYPPASTVKPYVAVSALSAGVITRNTTLFDPGWWQLPGSEKRYRDWKKWGHGRLNVTRSLEESADTFFYQVAYDMGIDRLSEWMGKFGYGHYTGIDLAEERSGNMPTREWKQKRFKKPWYQGDTIPVGIGQGYWTATPIQMSKALMILINDGIVKVPHLLMSTAEDGKQVPWVQPHEPPVGDIHSGYWELAKDGMYGVANRPNGTAHKYFASAPYKIAAKSGTAQVFGLKANETYNAHKIAERLRDHKLMTAFAPYNNPQVAVAMILENGGAGPAVGTLMRQILDHIMLGDNNTDLPAENPAVAAAEDH; encoded by the coding sequence ATGAAACTACAGAACTCTTTTCGCGACTATACGGCAGAGTCCGCGCTGTTTGTGCGCCGGGCACTGGTCGCCTTTTTGGGGATTTTGCTGCTGACCGGCGTGCTTATCGCCAACCTGTATAATCTGCAAATTGTTCGCTTTACTGATTACCAGACCCGATCTAATGAAAACCGCATTAAGCTGGTGCCTATCGCGCCCAGCCGCGGCATTATCTACGACCGCAACGGTATCCCTCTGGCACTTAACCGCACTATCTACCAGATAGAGATGATGCCGGAGAAAGTCGATAACGTGCAGCAAACGCTGGACGCTTTGCGCAGCGTGGTTGATCTGACCGATGACGATATTGCTGCATTCCGAAAAGAGCGCGCACGTTCACACCGTTTCACCTCCATTCCGGTGAAAACTAACCTGACTGAAGTACAAGTGGCACGCTTTGCCGTCAATCAGTACCGTTTTCCGGGTGTCGAAGTTAAAGGCTATAAGCGTCGTTACTATCCTTACGGTTCGGCGTTGACCCACGTCATCGGCTATGTGTCGAAAATCAACGATAAAGACGTCGAACGCCTGAATAATGACGGCAAACTGGCCAACTATGCGGCAACGCATGATATCGGTAAGCTGGGCATTGAGCGTTACTATGAAGATGTGCTGCACGGTCAGACAGGTTATGAAGAGGTTGAAGTTAACAACCGTGGGCGTGTTATCCGCCAGTTAAAAGAAGTGCCACCGCAAGCCGGACACGATATTTACCTGACGCTGGATCTCAAACTCCAGCAATATATTGAAACGCTGCTGGCGGGTAGCCGCGCAGCGGTGGTAGTCACCGATCCGCGTACAGGTGGGGTGCTGGCGCTGGTTTCCACGCCTAGTTATGACCCAAACCTGTTTGTTGACGGTATCTCCAGCAAAGATTATTCCGCCTTGCTGAACGACCCAAATACACCGCTGGTGAACCGCGCCACACAGGGGGTTTATCCTCCCGCGTCTACAGTTAAACCCTATGTGGCGGTTTCGGCATTGAGCGCCGGAGTGATCACGCGCAATACGACGCTGTTTGACCCAGGCTGGTGGCAACTGCCAGGTTCAGAAAAACGTTATCGTGACTGGAAAAAATGGGGCCACGGGCGTCTGAATGTCACAAGATCGCTGGAAGAATCTGCGGATACCTTCTTCTATCAGGTGGCCTACGATATGGGGATCGATCGCCTCTCCGAATGGATGGGTAAATTCGGTTATGGTCATTACACCGGTATCGACCTGGCGGAAGAACGTTCCGGCAACATGCCTACCCGCGAATGGAAACAGAAACGCTTTAAAAAACCGTGGTATCAGGGTGACACCATTCCGGTTGGTATCGGTCAGGGTTACTGGACAGCGACCCCAATCCAGATGAGTAAGGCACTGATGATCCTGATTAATGACGGTATCGTGAAAGTTCCACATTTGCTGATGAGCACCGCTGAAGACGGCAAACAGGTGCCATGGGTACAACCGCATGAACCGCCCGTCGGCGATATTCATTCCGGTTACTGGGAGCTGGCAAAAGACGGTATGTACGGTGTTGCTAACCGCCCTAACGGTACGGCGCATAAATACTTTGCCAGCGCACCGTACAAAATTGCAGCAAAATCCGGTACGGCTCAGGTCTTCGGCCTGAAAGCGAACGAAACCTATAATGCGCACAAAATTGCCGAGCGTTTACGTGACCACAAACTGATGACCGCCTTTGCGCCATACAACAATCCGCAAGTGGCTGTCGCCATGATTCTGGAGAACGGTGGCGCGGGTCCGGCGGTTGGTACGCTGATGCGCCAGATCCTCGACCACATTATGCTGGGTGATAACAACACCGATCTGCCTGCGGAAAATCCAGCGGTTGCCGCAGCGGAGGACCATTAA
- the mrdB gene encoding peptidoglycan glycosyltransferase MrdB (rod shape-determining protein RodA) has protein sequence MTDNPNKKTFWDKVHLDPTMLLILLALLVYSALVIWSASGQDIGMMERKIGQIAMGLVIMVVMAQIPPRVYEGWAPYLYIICIILLVAVDAFGAISKGAQRWLDLGIVRFQPSEIAKIAVPLMVARFINRDVCPPSLKNTGIALVLIFMPTLLVAAQPDLGTSILVALSGLFVLFLSGLSWRLIGVAVVLVAAFIPILWFFLMHDYQRQRVMMLLDPESDPLGAGYHIIQSKIAIGSGGLRGKGWLHGTQSQLEFLPERHTDFIFAVLAEELGLVGILILLALYILLIMRGLWIAARAQTTFGRVMAGGLMLILFVYVFVNIGMVSGILPVVGVPLPLVSYGGSALIVLMAGFGIVMSIHTHRKMLSKSV, from the coding sequence ATGACGGATAATCCGAATAAAAAAACATTCTGGGATAAAGTCCATCTCGATCCCACAATGCTGCTGATCTTACTGGCATTGCTGGTTTACAGCGCCCTGGTTATCTGGAGCGCCAGCGGTCAGGATATCGGCATGATGGAGCGTAAAATTGGCCAAATCGCGATGGGTCTGGTCATCATGGTGGTGATGGCGCAAATCCCTCCACGCGTTTATGAAGGCTGGGCACCCTATCTCTACATCATCTGTATTATTTTGCTGGTGGCGGTAGATGCGTTCGGCGCAATCTCTAAAGGCGCTCAACGCTGGCTGGACCTCGGTATCGTTCGTTTTCAGCCGTCAGAAATTGCCAAAATAGCCGTACCACTAATGGTAGCGCGCTTTATCAACCGCGACGTTTGTCCACCGTCGTTGAAGAACACCGGCATCGCACTGGTGCTGATATTTATGCCCACGCTGCTGGTGGCTGCGCAGCCTGACCTGGGAACATCAATCCTCGTTGCGCTTTCCGGTCTGTTTGTACTGTTCCTCTCTGGCCTTAGCTGGCGTCTGATTGGCGTCGCAGTAGTGCTGGTGGCGGCGTTCATTCCTATTCTGTGGTTCTTCCTGATGCATGATTACCAGCGCCAGCGTGTAATGATGCTCCTGGACCCGGAATCAGACCCACTCGGCGCGGGCTATCACATTATTCAGTCTAAAATTGCTATTGGCTCCGGCGGATTACGCGGCAAAGGCTGGCTGCACGGTACTCAGTCACAGCTTGAATTTCTCCCCGAACGCCATACTGACTTTATTTTCGCGGTACTGGCGGAAGAGCTGGGGTTAGTGGGCATTTTGATTCTGCTCGCTCTCTACATTCTGCTGATCATGCGCGGGCTGTGGATAGCCGCCAGAGCGCAAACCACCTTTGGTCGCGTCATGGCTGGCGGCTTAATGCTGATATTATTCGTTTATGTCTTCGTAAATATTGGTATGGTAAGCGGTATTCTGCCGGTTGTAGGGGTTCCGCTCCCACTGGTCAGTTATGGAGGATCAGCGCTAATTGTGCTGATGGCTGGGTTTGGGATTGTTATGTCAATCCACACCCACAGGAAAATGTTGTCGAAAAGCGTGTAA
- the rlpA gene encoding endolytic peptidoglycan transglycosylase RlpA codes for MRKQWLGICIAAGMLAACTSDDGQQQTVSVPQPAVCNGPIVEISGADPRFEPLNATANQDYQRDGKSYKIVQDPSRFSQAGLAAIYDAEPGSNLTASGEAFDPTQLTAAHPTLPIPSYARITNLANGRMIVVRINDRGPYGNDRVISLSRAAADRLNTSNNTKVRIDPIIVAQDGSLSGPGMACTTVAKQTYALPAPPDLSGGAGTSSVSGPQGDILPVSNSTLKSEDPTGAPVTSSGFLGAPTTLAPGVLEGSEPTPAPQPVVTAPSTTPATSPAMVTPQAASQSASGNFMVQVGAVSDQARAQQYQQQLGQKFGVPGRVTQNGAVWRIQLGPFASKAEASTLQQRLQTEAQLQSFITTAQ; via the coding sequence ATGCGTAAGCAGTGGCTCGGGATCTGCATCGCGGCAGGAATGCTCGCGGCATGTACAAGCGATGATGGTCAGCAACAGACGGTAAGTGTACCGCAGCCTGCGGTATGTAACGGCCCCATAGTTGAAATTAGCGGGGCGGACCCGCGTTTCGAACCACTGAACGCGACGGCAAATCAGGATTACCAGCGCGATGGTAAAAGCTACAAAATCGTGCAGGATCCATCTCGATTTAGCCAGGCGGGACTGGCCGCAATCTATGACGCCGAACCAGGCAGTAACCTGACGGCCTCTGGCGAAGCATTCGATCCGACACAGCTGACAGCGGCCCATCCAACGCTTCCGATCCCCAGCTACGCCAGAATCACTAACCTGGCTAACGGGCGAATGATCGTGGTGCGCATTAATGATCGCGGTCCTTACGGCAACGACCGCGTTATTTCGCTTTCTCGCGCGGCAGCTGACCGTCTTAACACGTCAAACAACACCAAAGTTCGTATCGATCCGATTATTGTCGCCCAGGATGGTTCGCTTTCTGGTCCTGGTATGGCCTGTACCACAGTTGCCAAACAGACTTACGCCCTGCCTGCACCTCCCGATTTAAGCGGTGGCGCGGGAACAAGTTCAGTGTCTGGCCCGCAGGGTGACATTCTTCCGGTCAGTAATTCGACGCTAAAAAGCGAAGATCCGACCGGCGCGCCGGTAACCAGCAGCGGTTTCCTCGGTGCACCAACGACGTTAGCGCCTGGTGTGCTGGAAGGCAGCGAACCAACACCTGCGCCACAGCCCGTTGTTACAGCTCCCTCGACAACGCCTGCAACCTCGCCTGCAATGGTGACACCGCAAGCCGCCTCGCAAAGCGCTAGCGGCAACTTTATGGTGCAAGTTGGGGCCGTAAGCGATCAGGCGCGTGCGCAACAGTACCAACAGCAACTGGGACAGAAGTTCGGCGTCCCCGGTCGCGTAACTCAAAATGGCGCGGTCTGGCGGATCCAGCTTGGCCCATTCGCCAGCAAAGCCGAAGCCAGTACCTTGCAGCAACGTTTGCAAACCGAAGCCCAATTGCAGTCATTTATTACCACCGCGCAGTAG
- the dacA gene encoding D-alanyl-D-alanine carboxypeptidase DacA: MNTIFSARIMKRLALTTALCTAFISAAHADDLNIKTMIPGVPQIDAESYILIDYNSGKVLAEQNADVRRDPASLTKMMTSYVIGQAMKAGKFKETDLVTIGNDAWATGNPVFKGSSLMFLKPGMQVPVSQLIRGINLQSGNDACVAMADFAAGSQDAFVGLMNSYVNALGLKNTHFQTVHGLDADGQYSSARDMALIGQALIRDVPNEYSIYKEKEFTFNGIRQLNRNGLLWDNSLNVDGIKTGHTDKAGYNLVASATEGQMRLISAVMGGRTFKGREAESKKLLTWGFRFFETVNPLKVGKEFASEPVWFGDSDRASLGVDKDVYLTIPRGRMKDLKASYVLNSSELHAPLQKNQVVGTINFQLDGKTIEQRPLVVLQEIPEGNFFGKIIDYIKLMFHHWFG; this comes from the coding sequence ATGAATACCATTTTTTCCGCTCGTATCATGAAGCGCCTGGCGCTCACCACGGCTCTTTGCACAGCCTTTATCTCTGCTGCACATGCCGATGACCTGAATATCAAAACTATGATCCCGGGTGTACCGCAGATCGATGCGGAGTCCTACATCCTGATTGACTATAACTCGGGCAAAGTGCTCGCCGAACAGAACGCAGATGTCCGCCGCGATCCTGCCAGTCTGACCAAAATGATGACCAGTTACGTTATCGGCCAGGCAATGAAAGCCGGTAAATTTAAAGAAACTGATTTAGTCACCATCGGCAACGACGCATGGGCCACCGGTAACCCGGTATTTAAAGGTTCTTCGCTGATGTTCCTCAAACCGGGCATGCAGGTTCCGGTTTCTCAGCTGATCCGCGGTATTAACCTGCAATCGGGTAACGATGCTTGCGTCGCCATGGCCGATTTTGCCGCTGGTAGCCAGGACGCTTTTGTTGGCTTGATGAACAGCTACGTTAACGCACTGGGCCTGAAAAACACTCACTTCCAGACCGTGCACGGTCTCGACGCTGACGGTCAGTACAGCTCCGCGCGAGATATGGCGCTGATCGGCCAGGCGTTGATCCGTGACGTACCGAATGAATACTCGATCTATAAAGAAAAAGAATTTACGTTTAACGGTATTCGCCAGCTGAACCGTAACGGCCTGTTATGGGATAACAGCCTGAATGTCGACGGCATCAAAACCGGACACACTGACAAAGCAGGTTACAACCTTGTTGCTTCTGCGACTGAAGGCCAGATGCGCTTGATCTCTGCGGTGATGGGCGGACGTACTTTTAAAGGCCGTGAAGCCGAAAGTAAAAAACTGCTAACCTGGGGCTTCCGTTTCTTCGAAACCGTTAACCCACTGAAAGTAGGTAAAGAGTTCGCCTCTGAACCGGTTTGGTTTGGTGATTCTGATCGCGCTTCGTTAGGTGTTGATAAAGACGTGTACCTGACCATTCCGCGTGGCCGCATGAAAGATCTGAAAGCCAGCTATGTGCTGAACAGCAGTGAATTGCATGCGCCGCTGCAAAAGAATCAGGTCGTCGGTACTATCAACTTCCAGCTTGATGGCAAAACGATCGAACAACGCCCGCTGGTTGTGCTGCAAGAAATCCCGGAAGGCAACTTCTTCGGCAAAATCATTGATTACATTAAGTTAATGTTCCATCACTGGTTTGGTTAA
- the ybeD gene encoding DUF493 family protein YbeD has protein sequence MKTKLNELLEFPTPFTYKVMGQALPELVDQVVEVVQRHAPGDYTPTVKPSSKGNYHSVSITINATHIEQVETLYEELGKIDIVRMVL, from the coding sequence ATGAAAACCAAACTTAACGAACTGCTTGAATTCCCTACTCCTTTTACTTACAAAGTTATGGGGCAGGCGTTACCTGAGCTGGTTGATCAGGTGGTTGAAGTGGTACAGCGCCATGCGCCAGGTGACTACACCCCAACGGTAAAACCAAGCAGCAAAGGCAACTACCACTCGGTATCTATCACTATCAACGCCACTCATATTGAGCAGGTTGAAACACTGTATGAAGAACTGGGCAAAATCGATATTGTCCGCATGGTTCTGTAA
- the lipB gene encoding lipoyl(octanoyl) transferase LipB has protein sequence MYQDKILVRQLGLQPYEPISQAMHEFTDTRDESTLDEIWLVEHYPVFTQGQAGKAEHILMPGDIPVIQSDRGGQVTYHGPGQQVMYVLLNLKRRKLGVRELVTLLEQTVVNTLAELGIEAHPRADAPGVYVGEKKICSLGLRIRRGCSFHGLALNVNMDLSPFLRINPCGYAGMEMAKISQWKPEATTNNIAPRLLENILVLLNNPDFEYITA, from the coding sequence TTGTATCAGGATAAAATTCTTGTCCGCCAGCTCGGTCTTCAGCCTTACGAGCCAATCTCCCAGGCTATGCATGAATTCACCGATACCCGCGATGAAAGTACCCTTGATGAAATCTGGCTGGTCGAGCACTATCCGGTATTCACCCAAGGGCAGGCAGGAAAAGCGGAGCACATTTTAATGCCGGGCGATATTCCGGTGATCCAAAGCGATCGCGGTGGGCAGGTGACTTATCACGGGCCGGGGCAACAGGTGATGTATGTGTTGCTTAACCTGAAACGCCGTAAACTCGGTGTGCGTGAACTGGTGACCTTGCTCGAGCAAACAGTGGTGAATACCCTGGCTGAACTGGGTATAGAAGCACATCCTCGGGCTGACGCGCCTGGTGTCTATGTCGGGGAAAAGAAAATTTGCTCACTTGGCTTACGTATTCGGCGCGGTTGTTCATTCCACGGTCTGGCATTAAACGTCAATATGGATCTTTCGCCATTTTTACGTATTAATCCTTGTGGGTATGCCGGAATGGAAATGGCTAAAATATCACAATGGAAACCCGAAGCGACAACTAATAATATTGCACCGCGTTTGCTAGAAAATATTTTAGTGCTACTAAACAATCCCGACTTCGAATATATTACCGCTTAA
- the ybeF gene encoding YbeF family transcriptional regulator: protein MDSNNQIEPCLSRKSSEGKPQIFTTLRNIDLNLLTIFEAVYVHKGIVNAAKVLNLTPSAISQSIQKLRVIFPDPLFIRKGQGVTPTAFAMHLHEYISQGLESILGALDIEGTYDKQRTITIATTPSVGALVLPVIYRAIKTHYPQLLLRNPPISDAESQLSQFQTDLIIDNMFCTNRTVQHHVLFTDNMVLICREGNSLLSLEDDRETIENAAHVLLLPEGQNFSGLRQRVQEMFPDRQISFTSYNILTIAALVANSDMLAIIPSRFYNLFSRCWPLEKLPFPSLNEEQIDFSIHYNKFSLRDPILHGVIDVIRNAF from the coding sequence GTGGATAGTAATAATCAAATTGAACCCTGTTTAAGCAGAAAGTCGTCAGAAGGTAAACCACAAATATTTACAACCTTACGAAATATTGATCTTAACCTTCTGACTATTTTTGAAGCTGTATATGTACATAAAGGGATCGTTAATGCAGCGAAAGTGCTTAATCTGACCCCCTCGGCAATCAGTCAGTCTATTCAGAAACTGCGCGTTATATTCCCTGACCCATTGTTTATTCGCAAAGGCCAGGGTGTCACACCTACCGCATTTGCGATGCATCTACATGAGTATATCAGTCAGGGCCTTGAGTCCATTCTTGGCGCGCTGGATATCGAAGGAACCTATGATAAGCAACGAACGATAACTATTGCGACCACCCCCTCGGTCGGAGCCCTGGTCCTTCCAGTCATCTATCGCGCGATTAAAACTCATTATCCGCAGCTTTTACTGCGCAACCCCCCTATCAGCGACGCGGAAAGCCAACTCAGTCAGTTTCAAACCGATCTCATCATTGATAACATGTTCTGCACCAATCGTACGGTACAACATCATGTTCTGTTCACCGACAATATGGTGTTAATTTGCCGCGAGGGAAATTCGCTACTCTCCTTAGAAGATGACAGAGAGACTATCGAAAACGCTGCACATGTACTCCTGTTACCGGAAGGGCAAAATTTCAGCGGTCTGCGGCAGAGAGTTCAAGAGATGTTTCCGGACCGGCAAATCAGTTTCACCAGCTACAACATTTTGACAATCGCTGCACTGGTTGCCAACAGTGACATGTTAGCGATTATTCCCAGCCGTTTTTATAACCTGTTTAGCCGTTGTTGGCCGCTGGAAAAACTGCCTTTTCCGTCCTTAAATGAGGAGCAAATAGATTTCTCTATCCACTACAACAAATTCAGCCTGCGTGATCCCATCCTGCACGGGGTAATAGATGTTATCCGTAATGCATTTTGA
- the lipA gene encoding lipoyl synthase, whose protein sequence is MSKPIVMERGVKYRDADKMALIPVKNVATEREALLRKPEWMKIKLPADSTRIQGIKAAMRKNGLHSVCEEASCPNLAECFNHGTATFMILGAICTRRCPFCDVAHGRPVAPDANEPVKLAQTIADMALRYVVITSVDRDDLRDGGAQHFADCITAIREKSPQIKIETLVPDFRGRMDRALDILTATPPDVFNHNLENVPRIYRQVRPGADYNWSLKLLERFKEAHPEIPTKSGLMVGLGETNEEIIEVMRDLRRHGVTMLTLGQYLQPSRHHLPVQRYVSPDEFDEMKAEALAMGFTHAACGPFVRSSYHADLQAKGMEVK, encoded by the coding sequence ATGAGTAAACCCATTGTGATGGAACGCGGTGTTAAATACCGCGATGCCGATAAGATGGCCCTTATCCCGGTTAAAAACGTGGCAACAGAGCGCGAAGCCCTGCTGCGCAAGCCGGAATGGATGAAAATCAAGCTTCCAGCGGACTCTACACGTATCCAGGGCATCAAAGCCGCAATGCGCAAAAATGGCCTGCATTCTGTCTGCGAGGAAGCCTCCTGCCCTAACCTGGCGGAATGCTTCAACCACGGCACAGCAACGTTTATGATCCTCGGCGCTATTTGTACCCGCCGTTGTCCGTTCTGTGACGTTGCCCACGGTCGCCCGGTAGCTCCGGATGCCAATGAACCAGTGAAACTGGCGCAGACCATTGCCGATATGGCGCTGCGTTATGTGGTTATCACCTCCGTTGACCGTGATGACCTGCGCGATGGCGGTGCCCAGCACTTTGCGGATTGCATTACTGCCATTCGGGAAAAAAGCCCGCAAATCAAAATTGAAACTCTGGTGCCGGATTTCCGCGGTCGTATGGATCGTGCTCTGGATATTCTGACCGCCACACCACCAGATGTGTTCAACCATAACCTGGAAAACGTACCGCGTATTTACCGTCAGGTACGGCCTGGTGCAGATTACAACTGGTCGCTGAAGCTGCTGGAACGCTTTAAAGAAGCGCATCCGGAAATCCCGACCAAGTCTGGTCTGATGGTGGGTCTGGGTGAAACCAATGAAGAAATTATTGAGGTAATGCGCGATCTGCGTCGTCACGGTGTGACGATGTTAACACTGGGACAATATTTGCAACCAAGCCGCCATCACCTGCCGGTTCAACGTTACGTTAGCCCGGATGAGTTCGACGAAATGAAAGCCGAAGCGCTGGCGATGGGCTTTACCCATGCTGCATGCGGTCCGTTTGTCCGCTCGTCTTACCACGCCGATTTGCAGGCGAAAGGGATGGAAGTTAAGTAA
- the tatE gene encoding twin-arginine translocase subunit TatE has product MGEISITKLLVVAALVVLLFGTKKLRTLGGDLGAAIKGFKKAMNDDDAAAKKGADVDLQAEKLSHKE; this is encoded by the coding sequence ATGGGTGAGATTAGTATTACCAAACTGCTGGTAGTTGCGGCGCTGGTCGTTCTGCTGTTTGGGACTAAGAAGTTACGTACGCTGGGCGGAGACCTTGGAGCGGCCATTAAAGGGTTCAAGAAGGCGATGAATGATGACGATGCTGCGGCGAAAAAAGGCGCAGACGTTGATCTTCAGGCTGAAAAGCTCTCTCATAAAGAGTGA
- a CDS encoding deaminated glutathione amidase produces the protein MLVAAGQFAVTSVWEKNAEICASLMAQAAENDVSLFVLPEALLARDDHDADLSVKSAQLLEGEFLGRLRRESKRNMMTTILTIHVPSTPGRAWNMLVALQAGNIVARYAKLHLYDAFAIQESRHVDAGNEIAPLLEVEGMKVGLMTCYDLRFPELALAQALQGAEILVLPAAWVRGPLKEHHWSTLLAARALDTTCYMVAAGECGNKNIGQSRIIDPFGVTIAAASEMPALIMAEVTPERVRQVRAQLPVLNNRRFAPPQLL, from the coding sequence ATGCTGGTTGCCGCAGGACAGTTTGCTGTTACATCTGTGTGGGAAAAGAACGCTGAGATTTGTGCCTCGTTGATGGCGCAGGCGGCGGAAAACGACGTTTCGCTGTTTGTCCTGCCGGAAGCATTGTTGGCGCGTGATGATCATGATGCAGATCTATCGGTTAAATCAGCACAGCTGCTGGAAGGCGAATTCCTCGGACGTTTACGGCGAGAAAGTAAACGTAACATGATGACGACAATTCTGACGATTCATGTTCCTTCAACGCCGGGGCGCGCATGGAATATGCTGGTGGCGTTACAGGCAGGAAACATCGTCGCCCGTTATGCCAAACTGCATCTCTATGATGCATTTGCCATTCAGGAATCACGCCATGTTGATGCTGGTAATGAAATAGCTCCGTTACTGGAGGTGGAAGGGATGAAGGTCGGTCTGATGACCTGTTATGACTTACGCTTTCCAGAGCTGGCGCTGGCACAGGCATTACAGGGAGCTGAAATCCTGGTACTTCCTGCCGCCTGGGTTCGCGGGCCGCTCAAAGAGCATCACTGGTCAACGTTGCTTGCCGCTCGTGCGCTGGATACCACCTGTTATATGGTGGCGGCGGGGGAGTGCGGGAACAAAAATATCGGGCAAAGCCGGATTATAGATCCCTTTGGCGTCACCATTGCGGCAGCGTCAGAAATGCCTGCACTCATTATGGCGGAAGTGACGCCCGAACGTGTGCGTCAGGTCCGCGCGCAACTGCCCGTCTTAAACAACCGTCGCTTTGCGCCGCCGCAATTATTATGA
- the crcB gene encoding fluoride efflux transporter CrcB produces the protein MLQLLLAVFIGGGTGSVARWLLSMRFNPLHQAIPLGTLAANLIGAFIIGMGFAWFSRMTNIDPVWKVLITTGFCGGLTTFSTFSAEVVFLLQEGRFGWALLNVFVNLLGSFAMTALAFWLFSASTAH, from the coding sequence GTGTTACAACTTCTTTTAGCAGTTTTTATTGGCGGTGGTACGGGAAGCGTGGCGAGATGGCTGTTAAGTATGCGATTTAACCCGCTGCATCAGGCGATTCCGTTGGGGACGCTGGCTGCAAACCTGATTGGGGCATTCATCATAGGAATGGGATTCGCCTGGTTTAGCAGGATGACGAACATTGATCCAGTGTGGAAAGTATTAATCACCACCGGATTTTGTGGCGGTCTAACAACCTTCTCAACATTTTCGGCAGAAGTGGTGTTTTTGTTACAAGAGGGCCGCTTTGGCTGGGCATTACTGAACGTTTTCGTCAACCTTCTGGGGTCTTTTGCCATGACCGCACTGGCTTTCTGGCTGTTTTCGGCCTCAACCGCACACTAA